TCGGACAACAAACTCAGTAACATGACAAGTCTGGCCAAAAAAGAGTGAAGGAATATTTCCTTGTTCGTGTGTTTGTTCTTAATCACTATATGACTTTACAAGCACATAGTTTAATACAAAGAttgattttctttatgttttcagtATGCAGTTTATTTCGTTGTCTAcggtttttatttttgaaattcAGATAAAGTTTATCAGTTATGTTATCAGATACACATTGTTTTAAATAGGTTTGTTGTCAGCTTTGGTATAAATTTCTGTAGAGCttagttttgcattttgtgcaTTTACCTCCTGTCTGTCAAAAACTGAACATGTAAATCTAATATTATGCTATTCTGTACAATCTCTatatcagaaaaaacaaaatgatcaataatctCACCTGTCTTTGAATACATTTGGAAACAAGTATACTTCTCAAAATGTGTGCTATTAAAAACAGTTTCAAATCTACGAGGAAGTGAGAATTTCTGTAACATACGCCGCAAGAAACTTAGTATGAAATTCACAGTAACTAACTGGCAGCCATTGGCATGTAactattttacttttttgtttaagGTGATAGTGTTTAATGTGAATTATGGCTGCAACTGaactttgttttcttattatCTATATCAATCTGTCTATTTTTGTTGTCAATAACATATCAGAGGATTGTGAAAAATTCCATACataaacagcaaatcctcaaatttgagcaaatgtttggattttttctcaataaatgattttaaCAATTAACCATTATTCACTGCAAAGCTCTGATCTCGTCTTTGAATGTTGAATTTTAAAGGTTGTAGCCCCCACCTGTTGACACCACTGTGCAAAATGAAGTTGATATTGTTACTTTTGCACTTaaacctgtgtgttttttggtctGAGGCTGTTGAATACCTCTGTAAGTCAGTGACACATCTGTCAGTGATTTAAGTGTAGATTCAAAGATAACATAGCTGCTGAGTGAGTCAATGGACAGCCTACACTGAACTGCATCTGGTTTCACAGATACACAGAGTTTGGGATTTCTGCTGAACGGGAGATTTTATAAAGAAGACAACGACCCAGTTCAGCACATAAAGGTTACACGGTGTCCTgtgcaagtgtttttttttttttatctttatcttttcaTGACTGCACTTCGACCTTCGACATAACTATTTTATGACTAACTTTGATTTGAGCTGCTGCCAGTTGGACCGTACCTCTGCTCGACAAACACCAGCTTTTCACAACCTCCTGAGTGACGTAAGAGACCGtcaattttaaataatatttgtgttttacaatTAGTGTTAAGTCGTTAAACAGcttataagtgtgtgtgtttttccacgAGTTTACACAGAAGCGACTTACGTAAGTTGCCTCGTTAACTTCAGGCCTGTGATGTCAGCTCACTAAagtttagctagttagctaaggTTAGCTCGACCCACACTAGCGGTTCTGACGGGCTTCCGGTCCGGTCAGAGCTGGTTGTCTGCAGCTAGCTTTAAATGCTTCATGGTCTTAGCCTCGTTAGTAGCTGGTTAGTATGTTGGGACCGTGTTAGCAGCCGGCTACACTACATTCAGGTGGCTTGGAGGACTTTTCTTCATGCTTTAAGGTTGTGtaaaatcatcttttttatAAATAACCGCATGTAATTTTGTATGAATGAGAACAAAACGCTGTACAATGGTTGAATCAGACTGAAAACTAGTgggcagaaagagacaaaggTACCCCCGAGCAATAGTTAcataacaatattaaaaatcaCCGGTCATAAAAGAGTTTGGAAGCTTATCATCAAAATATAATCAGATTTAAAGAGAAACAGGTTCCTGTTTAAGTGGCGAGTGCACAATAATAACTTTCACGAGTGTTTAAGACTGTAATATGACttgtacttacttacttacgTATGCAAGTtgtactgagtacaatttgaaatTATATCTGAACCTTTCATGTGCATTTCTGTTACCAACAAGGTTGTTTGATCACAACTGGTTGAATGAAAACCCTGACAGCTGCATAAAAAAAAGCAGGTCTGGAGAGGTGaccacagagcagagcagagcaggagatgGGAGTCATTTAAACTGAAGatctgcagaaacagaaaccccTTTTGATTGAACGCCTGatattgataatgcattaaacatcacTTGTTAAAATGTAGGGGTCGACgagataccgattattagaatTCAAGGAGACTGAAACCGATTGGGATATTTATTTGCCGTAAAAATGAACAATGAAATGttcttcagtacaattttgaggtaccttacttgagtgttttcaattttctgctactttatacttcctctccaccacatttatttgattaatttagttactagttactttgcagattcagattattcagtgtttataggctaatagttgtgacgtgttaccaatcagatattgttgtagGCGGGACATTGAGTGAAAGAGTGttgcatcagaaccaaagtagcacatttttaaattagtttatttgattggcaatctgacaaaaaaaacccgaaaaaaacactgataccaATAATCAGTataccctaaccctacccatTAAAAAGTACtagtagttttacttgtaattgagtaatatttcagtcatttaacCATACCTTTACATGTACAGTCTTTCAGttctctttccaccactgctgaatAACATCTGAAAACGCTATGGACTGACAAATCACAACTTGAATCTACTCAATTTAACTACTGAGTAGATAgcagaagacaaagacaaacagattCTGGCTGGCATAAACTGCCTGGCCCATTGTACTAATGTGGTTCGATGATCTATTCTCGGGTCACTTGTGCTTTTCTGGACcggaaaacaaaactgaaggctaTTTGAGGAGATAATGATTGCATAGTATTGTCCCCGGTCATACAGCACTGTTGTGCCACTGCTAAAGGGAGGTTTTAACCGTTGactataattattatttgccCAAACTGTGAACTATTTTAAATGTAGATAATACGTTAGGTGTCCGAAATACACGACACATTACATACAAATAGCCATTAttgaaggaaggaagaaaaacatgaatgtaGCAGTTGATTACAAAACTTTTGAActgtaatatatttatattcacaaACACTGTACATTTGGACTCTTCtgtattagtgttattaaaaagTATATATTTCATGTGTGTCAGGAcatattattttataaaattatAATGATTCATTTGTTCAACCCAAAAAAATTCTTCTGTTTTCATCCCTCTAAGGGTCATTGATGagaataataatgataataacaataaatgtgtaatattGTGAAACCATGACGTTTCCTAAGATTTTTATCGTATTGTGCAAATATCATACTGTTGTGACCCTGTTATAGAAACAGAAGCTGTCAGCACAGTTTTCTCTCATAGTTCATAACATTGGCAGTGGGTCTATTACATGTTATTGAAAACTCAACAAGTATTGTAGTGATACCAGATTACTGAGGTATTTTAATCTGTAACAAATCAATGATCAATTAAAATTTTAGTAAGTACAAAAGTAttatcatcaaaatatacttgaaGTTTATTGAATTATAATAGTTGACGCATTAGTGCATCAGTGTTTcctttgcatttgtttatttgtgacaATGTCACAATATCGACTTAAGAGCAACATGATTTtccatcatttatttttttacatataaaatgagaaaaatctttATTCATTGCAGGGATGCCTGCAGAGCATTAATTTTCTTAGCCCATCCCgatattttaattaatgataTCCAATCAAACACAATTACTAAcgctaaatacatttttgtcattttacttGGCAAACTTCCATCTTTAACAGTGATAacacaaatgacacatttgACAGTAATGTGAATCTCATATTAAAAGTTTTAGACATggaaattaatcaataaatccaCTAGTCAATCGACAGACAactatttttcaagcaaaaatgccaaacatccGTGAGGCCAACTTCTCAGTTGTGAGGATATTTGTCATGTGTGATAGTAAACTGGAAATCTTTTATCTGTAGGAATTTGAAGACACCTTAGGCTGTGGGAAATTATGATGGGCATATctcacagttttcttttttgaggaaataatcagcagataaatcaataatgaaaacaatcattactTGCATCACTTAAGAGCTTAACGCACCATAAATTTCACTcatcctttattttattttcctctagTTCCCTCCAGTCATGCAGCTGGTGATCCGCCGCTACCGTCCCTCAGACAAGGACACGGTGTTATCCCTGTTCAGTGTCAGCATCCAGGAACACATCCAACCATGTTTTAAGAACGCCATATCCAGCCCTCTGTACATCACCATCACCCTGGCTCTGTGTGTTGCTGGATACTTCCTCGGCTCTGTGTTGGGGGCAGTGGTGTTACCAGGAGCCTGGGTGGGCCTTGTCTACTGCTGTTGTCATGAGTTATATTCAGGCTATGTCAGAAATACACTCAGGACAAACATGCAGGACATCCCTGGAAACTATCTGAGCAGACCGGACGACTGTTACTGGGTGGCAGAGGCTGAGGTTGAAGGGATTGCCCAGATTGTTGGTATGGTGGCTGTGGTGGGCAAACAAAGCGGTAATGAACGATACGGGGAACTGTTCAGGATGATCATCGCACCAACATGCAGACGGATGGGCCTTGGCGTCAGGCTGGCCCAGACTGTGATTGACTTCTGTAAGGAACGAGGCTTTTCTGCAGTGGTGCTGGAGACCAGCTCCACTCAGCAAGCTGCCGTGGCCCTGTACAAGAAGCTGGGCTTCAGCCTGGTCCTGAAACACATCAAAGCACCAGCTCCCGCTTGGATTTTAAGGCTGGCCAGGGTCACAGTATTAAGAATGAAGAAACAGTTGTAGTCCTGGAATAACACTGATCAGTGACTGTGACGTTCCTGTTATGTTCCTCTTTATCAGTGATTTAAGCTCATGCATCGATCATGCTTTACTCAAATTATGACTGCACAGTTAATctaaatataatcaaaattgcaatatggccTAATATGGCATTATCCAAATAACAAGAAGCTGTATTTTTGATGAAGGTAGAATGTGctgtagtgtgtagtgtagtgtgttgACCCAAAAAGAATTCACattatcatgattttaataattttcttcagtgaaaattaatattgtatattaaatgttgtaaataaatctTAGCCTTCAGCCTTAACTGAAGCTATTATTTGTAAGCTATGTCTGTTAGCACTTAACAAAGACTAAGTATCAGATTGAGCAAACAGCCTTTTGCTTTTGCTGTAAGTACAGTGAGACCCTACTactttaaacacactgaaactgttgatttatttactgtgaaaatgaaaattgtgatggaATAATGATCATTCTCATTAATcgtgaatcatatcgcaatcacagtatctgtcaaaatattaaaaatattatatatcTGTCAAGCTTTTATTTGTAAGCTCTGTCTGTTTCAGCAATTAAGATTGTTttagtaataaaaacaaacaaacaacagaaacaaaacaccaagTATCAGATAGAGCAAACAGCTGTATGTGGGTCAGTgagcaattcaaaaatgttttaattttttttttaaaagcttgcatcaggtttgctaaaatgtatattttgtatttatgttggtttcatgtaatttgaaatagcatttgaactattttttttatgaaaggtaagactgattgcccctgaaaatgtcaagtggtgtaaccacaacaaaaggagaataataaatatttctttccaCCTAGAGTGTATGCACGTGTACTTATGAAAACAGttacttaattttaaaatatcacatgaaaatagattttattaggattattttaaattaaaattgtatgCGTTTTTGTAATATAGAGcaggacaaatgctgaaaacactttgtgttttctaaataatatttgacaaattatgtataaactgttaaaaatatgttaatacaTTGCAATAGAGGATTACATCTTATTCCACATGAATTTTCCTgcatattataatatttttatgaaaaatactggTTACACCAATTGACACAAACCAGTTACACCACCTGACTATGTTGCTTCTACAGTCAAAGGCCATTATTTGTTGAAGAAACTGGCACTAAAAATCAAGAATGACAGTGAACAAGGtcaattgaacttttttttactattttcaatgaagaaaaaaatggactCAGAGAATtcgtgtttttctgttttaaggcaacgtagttggacaaaagggagtcaactgtctcctctggtctcagggcagaagttgtttcgTAGGATTTTCCTtatggctgtttagtctcatctggtcccagggcagagaccattgtttcccacaattttgtctgggggcaggtgaatccctcctggtctcagggcagaagttgtctgagggcaggtgaatctctcctggtctcagggcagaagttgtctgagggcaggtgaatccctcctggtcccagggcagaagttgtctaagggcaggtgaatcccccctggtctcagggcagaagttgtctgagggcaggtgaatctctcctggtctcagggcagaagtcgcatttttctgttttaaggcaacatagttggacaaaagggagtcaactgtctcctctggtctcagggcagaagttgtctgagggcaggtgaatccctcctggtctcagggcagaagttgtctgagggcaggtgaatctctcctggtctcagggcagaagttgtattcttctgttttaaggcaacgtagttggacaaaagggtgtcaactgtctcctctggtctcagggcagaagttgtctaagggcaggtgaatccctcctggtctcagggcagaagtcgtattcTTCTgtaaggcaacgtagttggacaaaagggagtcaactgtctcctctggtctcagggcagaagttgttttgtaggattttcctgacggctgtttagtctcatctggtcccggggcagagaccattgtttcccacaattttgtctgagggcaggtgaatccctcctggtctcagggcagaagttgtctgagggcaggtgaatctctcctggtctcagggcagaagtcgtatttttctgttttaaggtaacgtagttggacaaaagggagtcaactgtctcctctggtctcagggcagaagttgtttcgTAGGATTTTCCTTATGTctttttagtctcatctggtcccggggcagagaccattgtttcccacaattttgtctgggggcaggtgaatccctcctggtctcagggcagaagttgtctgagggcaggtgaatccctcctggtcccagggcagaagttgtctaagggcaggtgaatccctcctggtctcagggcagaagttgtctgagggcaggtgaatccctcctggtctcagggcagaagtcatatttttctgttttaaggcaacgtagttggacaaaagggagtcaactgtctcctctggtctcagggcagaagttgtctgagggcaggtgaatccctcctggtctcagggcagaagttgtctgagggcaggtgaatccctcctggtcccagggcagaagttgtctaagggcaggtgaatccctcctggtctcagggcagaagttgtctgagggcaggtgaatctctcttggtctcagggcagaagtcgcatttttctgttttaaggcaacatagttggacaaaagggagtcaactgtctcctctggtctcagggcagaagttgtctgagggcaggtgaatccctcctggtctcagggcagaagtcgtattcttctgttttaaggcaacatagttggacaaaagggagtcaactgtctcctctggtctcagggcagaagttgtctgagggcaggtgaatcccttctggtctcagggcagaagttgtctgagggcaggtgaatccctcctggtcccagggcagaagttgtctaagggcaggtgaatccctcctggtctcagggcagaagttgtctgagggcaggtgaatccctcctggtctcagggtagaagttgtctgagggcaggtgaatccctcctggtctcagggcagaagttgtctgagggcaggtgaatccctcctggtctcagggcagaagttgtctgagggcaggtgaatctctcctggtctcagggcagaagtcgtatttttctgttttaaggtaacgtagttggacaaaagggagtcaactgtctcctctggtctcagggcagaagttgtttcgTAGGATTTTCCTTATGTctttttagtctcatctggtcccggggcagagaccattgtttcccacaattttgtctgggggcaggtgaatccctcctggtctcagggcagaagttgtctgagggcaggtgaatccctcctggtcccagggcagaagttgtctaagggcaggtgaatccctcctggtctcagggcagaagttgtctgagggcaggtgaatccctcctggtctcagggcagaagtcatatttttctgttttaaggcaacgtagttggacaaaagggagtcaactgtctcctctggtctcagggcagaagttgtctgagggcaggtgaatccctcctggtctcagggcagaagttgtctgagggcaggtgaatccctcctggtcccagggcagaagttgtctaagggcaggtgaatccctcctggtctcagggcagaagtcgcatttttctgttttaaggcaacatagttggacaaaagggagtcaactgtctcctctggtctcagggcagaagttgtctgagggcaggtgaatccctcctggtctcagggcagaagtcgtattcttctgttttaaggcaacatagttggacaaaagggagtcaactgtctcctctggtctcagggcagaagttgtctgagggcaggtgaatcccttctggtctcagggcagaagttgtctgagggcaggtgaatccctcctggtcccagggcagaagttgtctaagggcaggtgaatccctcctggtctcagggcagaagttgtctgagggcaggtgaatctctcctggtctcagggtaGAAGTTGTATtcttctgttttaaggcaacatagttggacaaaagggagtcaactgtctcttcttgtctcagggcagaaattgttttgtatgattttcctcatggctgtttagtctcatctggtcccagggcagagaccattgtttcccacaattttgtctgggggcaggtgaatccctcctggtctcagggcagaagttgtctgagggcaggtgaatctctcctggtctcagggcagaagtcgcatttttctgttttaaggcaacatagttggacaaaagggagtcaactgtctcctctggtctcagggcagaagttgtctgagggcaggtgaatctctcctggtctcagggcagaagtcgtatttttctgttttaaggcaacgtagttggacaattCTCATATTATTGgagttttaagtctttttaaagctgctgttcatgttAAACATTGTCACTGTTTACCCACTTCATTCTGCTACATTATGAAATTACATATATTGCACTATATATTGCTTAAAATTGTAAGTGaatgaaatacaaataatatatattaaagctaaacatttaaaaaatatcaaagccaTGCAAAATGATTTTATCCTAACCTTCCAGAGCTTTGATAATAAAGTTGTG
This Pagrus major chromosome 6, Pma_NU_1.0 DNA region includes the following protein-coding sequences:
- the LOC140998893 gene encoding probable N-acetyltransferase camello isoform X1, translated to MTNFDLSCCQLDRTSARQTPAFHNLLSDFPPVMQLVIRRYRPSDKDTVLSLFSVSIQEHIQPCFKNAISSPLYITITLALCVAGYFLGSVLGAVVLPGAWVGLVYCCCHELYSGYVRNTLRTNMQDIPGNYLSRPDDCYWVAEAEVEGIAQIVGMVAVVGKQSGNERYGELFRMIIAPTCRRMGLGVRLAQTVIDFCKERGFSAVVLETSSTQQAAVALYKKLGFSLVLKHIKAPAPAWILRLARVTVLRMKKQL
- the LOC140998893 gene encoding probable N-acetyltransferase camello isoform X2, producing the protein MQLVIRRYRPSDKDTVLSLFSVSIQEHIQPCFKNAISSPLYITITLALCVAGYFLGSVLGAVVLPGAWVGLVYCCCHELYSGYVRNTLRTNMQDIPGNYLSRPDDCYWVAEAEVEGIAQIVGMVAVVGKQSGNERYGELFRMIIAPTCRRMGLGVRLAQTVIDFCKERGFSAVVLETSSTQQAAVALYKKLGFSLVLKHIKAPAPAWILRLARVTVLRMKKQL